In Lathyrus oleraceus cultivar Zhongwan6 chromosome 2, CAAS_Psat_ZW6_1.0, whole genome shotgun sequence, the DNA window GTACACCATTGGTTTGGGATGGATTGCAAGACCAAAAAAACTTCAAAGTTATGTCTTATATGTTTTTATTCTAACACCAACCTTGAACAAATCATTTTTTCTGCTATTGCAATCTATCTCACATTATGgtgtttttgttgttgttttttcCACCTCTTGCAAGACCATTATTATATTTTGGAATAATCTGCCTATATTGTCATTCAAAGAAAACAATCCATAATTTATTGTTTTCTTCGGTTGATaatattgagaaatttattcctaAACATACTGTAAATTGTAAGCAAATAAAGtggtgaatgataaaaaattaaaaaagaaaacAATACATGTTACTTTTAATTTTTTATCATTTACCATTATATTACCTCAGTTTCTTTATAAAATTGAGGGAAAAATCCctattttattttagtttttacTTAAAAAATAAATAACCTTTCCCCTCGGTTTTAACATAGAACCAAAGGGTATAGTTACTCAGTTAACCTACAAACGAATCAATACCCTACATTCATGATGTAACAATGCTCAAGATATTGCCAACACATCAATCCAAAAGAAACCCTCTACATCTAAAAAGAATGTGAACACCACTACTATATATCTTGGACGCTATCTTATAAAACTCAAACATTGATAATGAAAGTAGTGAAAATAGTGAAAGTTAAAGAAGTTTGGAAGATCTCTGGGATGAATTGCAAGTGCAGATTTTTTGTTTGTTTCGATATTGGTATTCTTGCATAATATCTTATCTTTTAACTGAAATTTATGTTATGTATCTAacctttttttttatgttatATCAGAAATTGGATGAGTGCACAACCATCAAACTTGAAAAGCATGAGTATGCAACAAAATCTGAGTTTGGTTCTTCTCCAAGAACAACAGTGACGATGATGAATCAGATTTCTAAAAAATTTGTACCAAAACAATTAACATAAGCACCTTtgtattttaataaaaaaaggATATTTGTAAAcaaaataaatttaatattttgtttaaataatgtaataattattttaaaaaatatatattttccCCCCGGTTCTTAACAGAAATTGAGAGGTTTCTGACATTAgtttttaaaatataaaaataatgtTGTTAGGGATCTAACCAATGACCATTTCAACTATCCATTCGGTTAGTCAGAAACCGAGGGATAAAGTGACAAGTTTTTATGTCACCCTTCACTATCTCACTTATGTAATCGAGATAATATCCCATAGGTGCCCTAGATAAAATGTGTTTTTGTAGTAGCATTTCTCCCCATTATTCTTACCTTCGTGCATGATGTTAATAGAGTTGTTGATATTATTCAGCCCCTTATCTTTAACCTTTGCATTATGAATACTATTAGGTACATGGTAGTTTGCTTTATCAATTTGTTGGATACAGATCCTTTCACCGCCTTTTAATATATTGCTATCCTTCCTGTAGCATGACATATTTGCGGTGTTGGTCACTTAAGAGCTTTGAACCTTCTTCATCTCTATGGGAGGTAAGTTATATCTTGTATGGCCCTTTTAATCATAATGAAGATCATTTTGATTATTGTTCAGATTAATCTTTGAGATACcaacataatttattttatcaTGGTTTGTATTAGTATGGTCAAGAGTGTTATCATCTTGTTCTAGTAAGAGGATATATGTTGTTATTGATCCAGTTTATTATCCATATTGTAAATCCAACTTTCTAGTGTCCCCCTTAGATACCACGTTGTTAGTAAAACCTTGATGTATGTATGTTTCTTTGTTATGGTTGTTTGTGTTATTATATTGTTCTGAATAATATAAGAATTTGAGTATTATTTTATGTTGTTGTAACTTTTCTTTATCTTACTCATTGTTTGTGTTGTGAAACGATGTCGTCAATAACAGAATAAAGTTGAGATAAAGATTGAGTTTTttgaacaaacacaagaaatCCTATTTAGGTTTACAAAAGAGAGAAGAGGGAAAAAGAAGAATTGGTTAAAACTATTTTACTATTCATTTTCTCAATAAGGGTTAAAGATTACAAGTGAATACCAATAATTAACCTCTCTCAACAACCTGAGAGAACTAGTCTACTTATAGACTACTAAGCTAATTTAAGcaacaagctaacttaaacaaaTTCCTAATTTGACATACTAAATAAGAATACAAGTTAACACATTTTGACAACATGCTTGAATAAACTTCGACTACAGCATGCATAACTCTTGTCTAAATATCATGCTATCCCTGTTGagactagagttcgatccaaattctcacaaatctccaccttggaacaaactctacAAACATCAAGAgaacaaactagctttcttcaTGCATCTTTATCAACTGCATACAATGGAAAAACTTGCATCTTGACAATGTCTTATTGATCATATCAACAACATTATCTTCAGTTGCAACATTCAACACTTGAACTTCTCCATGCTCGATTATCTCTCTAACGAAATGCAacctcacatcgatgtgcttGGTTCGCTCATGATAGGCTGAATTCTTTGACATATGTATTGtactttgactatcacatttaacaatGATAACTTGACCTTGAAGTTTCAGCTCCTTATcaaaaccttcaagccacaatgcttATTCTAAAGCTTCACCGAGGGTAATATACTCCGCTTCAATGGTTGGTAAGGAAACAACCTTCTGAATTGTCGTTTTCCAACTAATTGATGTtccaaacatagtgaacacatatccaAAAATAGACTTTCTGGAATCCATACAACTTGCATAATTAGAGTCGACAAATCCTTCGATTTCGTCTTTGCTATCATCACCCAATGCCCCATAATAAATCAGTACTATGTCCAGAGACCTatttatgtaccttagaatccaATTTAATGCTTACCAGTGTGCCTTCCCAGGATTGGCCATATACATGCTTACAAGGCTAACTTCGTACGCTATGTATGGCCTCATACAGACCATATCATACATCAAAGAGCCTACTTTACTAGCATATATAATGCTATTCATATAGGCTCTTTCGAATTTAGTACTAGGACTTTGAGTCAAACTCAGCTTGAAATAAGGATTAGTCGGTGTTACAACACGCTTTGAATGCTTTTATACCTCataatgctaagatgcacatagagaatcaaaggataccgtccaatatacattaacGCTAAATTATCCTACTTTTGAAATCATACAAAACACATCTAACGGAAGTTGCACTAACATAcccccattttttatgatgaaaaaACTTGAGACGATGTGTTTGCAATGAAAAGCTCCCCCTGAATATATGCATCCCAACTTCATCTTGCTTCTCCCCTTTTGACAACATAAAAAAGAAACGAAGCAATTCATGAGAAGTATCTTAAATCACGCATAAACCAATATAACACACAAAGGTGGTTTGCAAAGATAAGAGTATCAATACAATAACACTCACATAGAATGATTTGTATATTGAAAAAAGAATGTCTAACAATAAATAAATGACAATAATGCAACAATAGAACATGATTGTCATAACTTATGTCAAATAACATAACACAAACACGAAAAATGAAGGATACAATATAATAAAAAACTCTTGAGTTGCTACAAAAGTGACACAATTACGTGACATATGCCTTTGGTGCTCCCGAAATACTGCACGCGCATGCACTCTAGCCAGGCGATAAAACAATATACCACCATTCAAAACAAAAATAGAGATGAAAACATAACAATGACACACAACGAGAATTTTGCTAACATTATAACATGTTCAATCATAATTCATGAGACAATAGATAACAAGCCAATGCACCAACTTTATTTTTCAAGCATGAAGAAGATAAACATAAAGCCACTATAAGCATATAAATTGATATACATCAATTAGACTTTTTTGGAAGTGAACATTTATGAACTATCTCATACATCAAGAATATCAACCATTTAGAACACAAGCAACATGTAAAGATAAAAGCTTACTTACAAAAGGGAAAAAGTAAAATGGAATAGTATTACCTCTCTTATGAATTTATGAATGATGCACTCTTATGTAATAGAACTTCCAAAGAAAAGTTAGAGCAAAAGTATATAAAGTGCATGCAGCAAATCATATTCTAGGCAAGATTTGAGATATCAAGTATCCCCAATTCCCTTCGAATGTTGAAAAATGGTTTGATCGCGAGAAGTTTTGTAAAAGTATTCGCAAGTTGATTTTTACTATCAACGTGCTCAAATAAGACGTCTCCTTTTTCAACATGGTCACGTAGGAAGTGGTGACgaatctcaatatgcttagtgTGAAATATTCGACCTAGATTCAATAAGATATGAaagagaaccaatcatacctctatattTCTTGACAACtacatccttaccattttcattcTTTTCCAAGATTCCATTTGTGGCCATAAGAGTGTCAATAGACTTTGCATCTTCCATGCCAAATATCTTTAGTAAGTCGTTGTAATATTTGGTTTGACACACAAATAACCATTCATTTAGTTTTTTTATTTGAATACCAAGGAAGTAATTCAACTCCCCCAtaaggctcatctcaaactcatcCTGCATAAGCTTAGAAAACTCCTCTACAAGTTGCATGTCAATAGATATAAAAGtaatatcatcgacataaacttgaactcTTTGAAGCAAGCATAGACTATAAAAGAATAACCAGGTAAAATAAAGAACTTCCATACAAAGCGAAAGTTGAAAAGATATTACCTCACTGTACGAATGACGGAGGATGCACATGTATTCCACAAGGAACTTTCGAACGGAAGTTGGAATAAATGTAAAACATGCCACAGACCTTTAGACAACAACGATCTTACCACTTTTCTATGTATCAAAGTACTTGAAAGTGTGATTAATAATGTATCCAAGAAGATTATTGATTTGATGATCATTGGAGATTCTCCAATTCAAAATAAGATTGTCCATTGCAATTGGACTTTCAACCTTCTCCTTTTCACAATCGTTATCTTCTTCCTTCTCACGTTCCACCGTTTTAGGCTGATTAATTCCTTTTTCGGGTTCTTTGAGAATGTCTTGTGAAGATATACCTATATAATGAAAAGAAACACCTATCCAGAAACTTTTCGAACAAAACATTAATAGTAATCAACACACTCTTACCAATTAAAGAACACTATATGTTGATCCCTTTTGGTCACACAACCCTTCTTCTTTGCCACAAAGTCAACGAGATAGGGAGCTGTAACACGTCACATGTCTTGAGCATCCACAAACAAGATCCAATAATCTCTTCATAGACCCAAAACATTTATCATGTAAAACCAACAACAAGTGCTAGATACCCAACCTTCATTGGATCCTTAGGGGTGAGTGAAAACAAGGTTGCATTTGGACAACCATTGAAAGGctcctttaggaactaaaaattTCCTATATTTGCATTTTTCAATAGtatgacctttcttgcaacaatagagatAAGACATGTTATGATGAGATGTGCTTTTGCTATTAGATACCTTTTTGACAAATTTATGCTTCTTATATGAATGGTTTAAAAACCTTTCATACTTTGATGGATCAATAGAAAATGCAATCTTTGGTTGTAAAACTTTGTCTAATTTGACTTCAAGAGCATTTATCTCTTATTGCTAATCATGACAAGATTCACAACCAAACTTTGAAGTTTTTTAATCCTCATTCTTGTCACTTTGAATATCTATCATAGATCTATTAATAGCTTCTAACTTCCTTTCAGATTCTAACATTTTAGCTTCTTAGTGTAAAAAGACTTTTTCATGTGAAGCTAATTTATTAAAGGCTTTTAAGGCCTCTCTATGAAGATCTTCAACGATATTTTGTAATTGAAGATAAGATAAGTCATTAATAGTTTCAAGCTTAGAAAGACTtacatttttcttcttctttctatTTTCCATGAGGCAAATCCGAGCCGATTCTACACTTGAAGTGGAGCTTTCATCACTTGAGGAATCACTTACGCTCTCCCAAATACCATATGCTCTGCTAGACTTGCTAGACTTCTTGTGATGGCCATTCTCTCTGTCTTTATTAATCTTAGGACATTCCAGTCTATAATGACCAAATTCTCCGTAGTTATAGCACGAAATTCTAAGTTTACCTTTCTTGTTCTCATCTTCTCTTGAGGCTTTTGCTACCCTTACAAACTTGGTTAAGTTCTTGTCATAGTGGTTGACTCCATTCTTCTTAATATACCTTTGGTATCTTCTGACAAATAAACCAATCTCTTTATCATCGAggtcggaatgcttgactccattttTCCATATGTATCTATTGTACCTTTTGACGAACAACTTCTTatcttcatcatcagaatcattGTCACTTCTTGTTTCACAATCACTTTGCACATTGTTTGAGGACTTTGATCTTGAAGTCTTTAGAGAAATAGACTTCCTCACTTCCTTCTTGTCTTTACCTttctccttcttcatcttcttttcatactcttttttgtgtttttccaagcaagtgagttcttgctcatgttcttccaatttgTCAAACAAAGTAGTGAGATCAAGTACTTTAAGATCATTCGCCTCTTTAATAGCGGTGACCTTGGGTTTCCATTCCTTTGTTAAGACATCTCAAAAccttattagtagcaatatcattggaaataggcttacctagagcattcaaACGATTAATAAGATGtgtaaatctcttttgcatgtcggcaatggttaCACCATGCTTCATAagaaagagttcaaactcttgattcaatGTGTTGACTCTAGCTTGCTTGACCTTATTAATTCCCTCATGGGAAACTTCTAATGCGTCCCACATAGCTTTAGCGGTTTCACAatgggaaacacgataatacTCATCAATACCTAAAGCAGATATGAGAATATTGTGTGCTTTCCAATCATGTGACCACAACTTTCTATCATTATCATCCCATTGACTTTTCGATTTTGGTACGGTGACACCTTCATCATTGATCATTATAATTTCGTTAGGACCATTGATGATGACatcccatacacccttatcaacgGAGTTGACATGGATATCCATACAAAATTTTCAATAGCCATAATTCTCACTGGTAAAAATAGGTGCTCTATTATACGGTCCTTTAGGTTCGGTAGCCATTATCTAATAAGAAAATCTTAAGCACGAAATAAATTggagctcgtgataccacttgttagacgatagaCCTAGATCTAAAGAAGGGGGAGGGGAATAGACcataattttaaaattttgaacaaaaaatggttttgaaattttttatagCGCGAAAGCAAGTTTTAAAAATTGCTCAGATAAAAAAATCATATAACCGAACCTACTATCAAATAGCTCGAATATGCGTAGAGGTGTCAATGCAATGATAATAATTCACAAATCAATCAACAACAACTAATCACAACTAGTTGAATACAATACAATAAAAAACTCTATCTCCAATGaacaaaacacaaaaaaaattaaGTCAAGCAATTTGTTGAACACTTAGTGTGCAGTCAATAATGTTTGAAACTTTATGTAATGTTTGTTGTCCTTAGAAATCCAATCATAACCAAATGGTTTGTGACCTACACAACAACACAAATTTAAAATGCattcaaaattatgatccaaacaatattgatcaaatgatcaatgcaatcaacaattttcaaaccataaaataaaagagatagagagagaaagagagagtacacaaggatttgtttaggcagtttctcaatcgacctcgctatgggtacgtTTGCCCTCAATTTTAATTCCAATTGAGAcattataataaatcttactttaCAAAATATGTTTATACAAGATATGAAGAAATCGAACTCTACAAACTCTAAGTTTGATGTTGACTCTACCACCTCCAAAacccttgatcaaagattgatcaagtaaccaacaatgTCGCTTCAATTCACCCGTTCTTATTACTTCCTTGCAAGGAACTCCTTGTCATAAGGCTTTCACCCGGTTGAATTAATCTCAAGCGCACCCTTGTTGAAACCAAATATTTGCCAACACGATCCACTGTCTCAAGTTACTGCCTTGCAAGACACTCATTATCCtaaggctttcactcgatcagATCTAAATTGCACAATCTTGTCTAAAACCTTCAAAACCTAAGAGATCTTGAAGGAAAACTCTAACTTGGTTTTCTGATTTGAATTcctcaaagttctcaacccaatattctcgCTAAAACAAACCTattggacgttatcaaccctaatctagatgatacccaatcaaaaaatgattatgtgtagtttgattgtgtgtatgcatataTGGAGTTAAAGATGATGGaaatgctttgaaatcctggattaaagtaggttttactcactctagaaaccttcatagagaatgatgcatgtatggAGTATTTACATGCATGGGTAAACTAGGGCAAAAAGGAATGCAAAGGACTTGagaaaaatatgaatttttgaaaaaatacatcgcataggtcgacctatgaaagtcatgtgtcgacctgttcAATGTATATGTCGACTTGTCTAATGCCATGTGTCTATCTATGAATGTTATGCGCTCCCCATGTGTCGACATGAAGAGTCAGCACATGAAATATAAGCTACAAACTTTAATACAGCAACATACATGTCGACCTATAGAACGCATATGTCGATCTATATCCAAGAAATATTTTGTGTAAGTCGACCTGTATACGTATGTGTGAACCTGTTGGTTGACATGTAATTGCATGTGTTGACATGTAATGCCAATTTTCACAAAATTTGttttttcatgcatgtttgatgcATGAGACATTTTCCAAGTTGTTTCCAAATGCTTTTATGCTTCATAATACTAAGTTGTACATAGAGAATTCGAGGATACCGTCTAATATATattaacgctaaagtatcctagttttgacatcataaAAAATACATTTAACAGAAATTGCACTCATAGTATTCATCAATAGTGTTTAGTGTTTGAGGTAGAATATGAAGTTCTAAAAAAAATCTCACACAACAATTTTCTCACTCAAGAGATTAACACTTAAAAAAGTCTTTCTTAAAGATTTCTCTTAGAGAGATTTCATTGTGTGAATGATGAACAACTAAATCTATCAAAAGCTATGTAAAGTTAGAGAGATAAATAGGTTATATATGCACAAATTTCTATTTCAATTTCATAATCTTGCTTATGATTCCAATGAAATCGTCTCATGGTTCAAAACATGTTTCAAATCAACTATAAGAAAATGAAAAACTTTATAATTTGAGTCAAGATCTTGCATGATTCAAATCACTCCTATCAAAATTTCTTAATTTGAGTCACAAACTAATAAGTTCAAATCAACATGGATCTTTAGTTAAAGGTCTCTCTTATGGATGAAAAAGTCACttaaaaaaacatttttaagAGATGTGCAATAGAAGTTATTGTGAGAGATTCAAttactaaaataaaaaatataaagaCTAATAACAAAACACTCTAAAGATATAGGTATATTCTAGGAGAAATTTCAAAGACATGATAGGATGTTGTGTGACTAATAATTATTGTGTGACAACAACTATGGTGGAGATTACTCATGAGTTTATCTCCTCTAATTCGTCCAATCCTCGTGATGATATTAATTTGTCCACTCCGGCTCTTAGTTGCCATGTTTTTGGGCTCATGTTTGTTTTCTGTTGAACACCACCATGTTTGTTGATTTCTTTAGAGCTAATTCTCAATGGAGGGGGTGTCCGGTGACTTCCGATCTTTCCCACAAACATAGCTACACTGTCTTGTTATGTTTAGAGAGAAAGAAACAAAACACGAAAGGTAAGTGATGAATTTTTAGTAACTAGAATCTCTTTTTAATTAGGAGTGTATAgttaattgttttttttttttgttgttgttgtttctttGCTTCTCTTTTATTGGTTGGTTGACCGACCACTTCTTGTGCGTGTGCAGTTATCTTCTTCTACTGTCCTCTGTGAATTTTCCACCCATTTATTaaataatatgtttattattaaaaaaccattttattttttctctttagatagatatattaaaataaattaataaattcctctcttttaatttttttaagcTTAAGATCGAAAAGAAGTAGCAAATTTCCTCTAAAACTAATTTAATAGTAACCGTCTTTGCAAATTAGACACTTTTGTTTGATCATGTATTCGTGTTTGTCTTTTTTTATTTGGATTTTACATTATATATTATATGCATCATGTAAAAAATTTCATTTGCTAGTTGGAGCTAGAGGCGTGTTAAATTAtgattaattaaattatattattaaaCTGAATTGTATTTTATCATAAAATaattgaattatttgaatgattAATGAATTGAACTATTTAAGATAAATAATTATAATTCAGTTTAAAATCAACTAATATTGCACCATcatcaattttattttataaaatattcTAATTATATAAATAGATTTCTTTATATAAAGAAAAAGAACAATTATTGAGAgtaaaaaaaaatagaaattaaaaaatatttgtaattatgaaaaatattttattGAAAATCAAAAATAAGATTATAGAAAAAAAGtatagttttttttaaaaaaaatataatttaatttgaaaccaaaaaaaatccagaaaaataaaaaattattgttttttgaaataaaaaattctgaaaaaaatatgttttttatgaaaaataaaaattttgGAATAAACTTTTTTTTTGTAGTGAAAACTTTTTTCccaaattttaaaatttattattctGAAAGTATTTATAttgaaaaaatataaaaaaaaaattccGAAAAAAATTTACCCTGAAATTTATTTCCCAAAACactaaaattaaaaaatatattttttttaaattaaattttgacagaaattttaaaaaaaattattccGATTTTTTTTCAACAAGATAAATTTTTTTTTCCTTAAATaaaagatttttttaaaaaaataaatattttcaaatattataaaaaataaataaataaagtttttttatgaaattaaaaaaattgattttagATCAATTCAAATTATAAATTTAATTTATAATTGCAAACTGATTATAAACTAATTTACAAATCCAAACTGGTTATAAATTAGTTTTAAACTGAATTGAAACTATTTTAGAAGTTAACTATATTTTTATTGAAATGATTATTATAAATTGAATAACTATAGATGTGGTTTGGTTCAATGCATTTCATGAACCATGAATATTTCTAGTTAAAGTTGACTCAAAAGTTTTATGTGTTCAACGTTATTATTTAAGTAAACTATTTAAAATCCGTGTGTTACATTACTTTGATTATAATatgttttttaaaatatttttaactatataattataaattatatatatttataGAGAACTTTTTTAT includes these proteins:
- the LOC127122544 gene encoding uncharacterized protein LOC127122544 yields the protein MKKEKGKDKKEVRKSISLKTSRSKSSNNVQSDCETRSDNDSDDEDKKLFVKRYNRYIWKNGVKHSDLDDKEIGLFVRRYQRYIKKNGVNHYDKNLTKFVRVAKASREDENKKGKLRISCYNYGEFGHYRLECPKINKDRENGHHKKSSKSSRAYGIWESVSDSSSDESSTSSVESARICLMENRKKKKNVSLSKLETINDLSYLQLQNIVEDLHREALKAFNKLASHEKVFLH